The following are from one region of the Ignavibacteria bacterium genome:
- a CDS encoding HAD family phosphatase — MSRIEAIIFDLGNVLINFDWGVAEKNLDKIKQNLGNHSQKYFRDHPELIIELEKGQISDLAFLEKCRLELEFDCSSEELAKIFSQIFSPNQKLIDKLKSLAERVDLYLLSNTNAIHKQYGWGDFNFIKYFKQLFLSYQIGFVKPEVEIYKYVEERINLDRESFIYIDDILDYVSSAANLGWNAIHFENNQSLMNKLKEYKVLQ, encoded by the coding sequence GGAACGTCCTCATCAATTTCGACTGGGGTGTTGCAGAAAAGAACCTGGACAAGATAAAACAAAACTTAGGAAATCACAGTCAGAAATATTTCCGAGATCATCCGGAGCTTATTATTGAACTTGAGAAGGGACAAATATCTGACCTTGCATTTCTTGAGAAATGCAGATTGGAATTGGAATTTGATTGCAGTTCAGAAGAATTGGCAAAAATATTTTCACAGATATTTTCGCCAAATCAAAAACTTATAGACAAACTCAAAAGCCTGGCTGAGAGAGTTGACTTATATCTCCTATCGAACACTAATGCAATTCACAAACAGTATGGTTGGGGAGATTTTAATTTCATCAAGTATTTTAAGCAATTATTTTTATCGTACCAAATTGGTTTCGTGAAACCAGAGGTTGAGATATATAAATATGTTGAGGAAAGAATCAATTTAGATAGAGAAAGTTTTATTTACATTGACGATATATTGGATTATGTCTCTAGTGCGGCGAATCTTGGTTGGAATGCGATACATTTCGAGAACAATCAATCACTAATGAATAAATTAAAAGAATACAAAGTACTTCAATAA
- a CDS encoding trypsin-like serine protease — protein MKKNNYIIIGLVIIVTIITTISVTILLSQTEKNESLISNDTPANYISTANFQDRQQTNQNINSSRENAITATVKNISPSVVGINVTEVREYRDPFSSFFDDPFFKNDPFFRRFFGDRSYKQEVQSLGSGFIISKDGYIVTNDHVAGNAKKVVATLTNGEKYDAEVIGSDPTSDICLLKIEGKNFPFVKFGNSDEIIIGEWVIALGNPFGLFNVNNKPTVTVGVVSSTGLTLQPINNRYYRKMIQTDAPINGGNSGGPLVNSVSEVIGMNTIIYTGNSYSAGNIGIGFAIPINKIKSIVDELKHNKKIERDFWTGLSIQTLDSRIAKYYGLKSTKGVVITQIERNSPASDAKLEVGDVILEIDGEQVTDENDVRSAFFEFRTGQSVKLKILHNDKIIDRTMKLEKR, from the coding sequence ATGAAGAAAAATAATTATATAATTATTGGTTTAGTGATCATCGTAACAATCATAACTACAATTTCAGTCACGATTTTGTTATCGCAAACAGAGAAAAATGAATCTCTAATTTCAAACGACACACCTGCAAACTACATTTCGACTGCAAATTTTCAGGATAGGCAACAAACAAATCAGAATATTAATAGTTCGCGTGAAAACGCAATAACTGCAACAGTAAAAAACATCAGTCCTTCCGTGGTTGGTATAAATGTAACTGAAGTACGAGAGTACAGAGATCCGTTTTCTTCTTTCTTTGATGATCCATTTTTCAAGAATGACCCATTCTTCAGAAGATTTTTTGGAGATAGATCTTATAAACAAGAAGTGCAAAGTCTTGGGAGCGGATTTATCATTTCAAAAGATGGCTACATTGTTACGAATGACCATGTTGCAGGTAATGCAAAGAAGGTAGTTGCGACTCTAACTAATGGCGAAAAATATGACGCTGAAGTAATTGGTTCTGATCCCACCAGCGATATTTGTCTATTAAAAATTGAAGGAAAGAATTTTCCCTTCGTGAAATTTGGGAATTCAGATGAAATTATAATCGGTGAATGGGTAATTGCCTTGGGAAATCCATTTGGATTGTTCAACGTGAATAATAAACCAACTGTTACAGTTGGTGTTGTGAGCTCAACAGGTTTAACTCTTCAGCCAATTAATAATCGCTATTATAGAAAAATGATACAAACTGATGCACCGATAAATGGAGGCAACAGCGGCGGTCCGCTCGTTAATAGTGTGAGTGAAGTAATTGGAATGAACACGATAATTTACACCGGTAATAGTTATTCAGCGGGAAACATTGGAATTGGATTTGCGATCCCAATCAATAAGATTAAGTCAATTGTGGATGAATTGAAACATAACAAAAAGATTGAGCGAGATTTTTGGACAGGACTTTCAATTCAGACACTTGACTCGAGAATAGCTAAATACTATGGACTGAAGAGCACTAAGGGAGTTGTAATAACCCAAATTGAAAGGAACAGTCCAGCCTCTGATGCAAAACTTGAAGTTGGCGATGTAATTCTCGAAATTGATGGTGAACAAGTCACAGATGAAAATGATGTACGATCTGCTTTTTTTGAATTCAGAACTGGACAATCAGTAAAATTGAAAATACTGCACAATGACAAAATCATAGATCGAACAATGAAACTTGAAAAAAGATAA
- a CDS encoding adenylosuccinate lyase, with protein sequence MIERYTRKEMGNIWSEENKFSIWLEIELAAIEARVNLKEIPRATFNKIKQKAKFDVTRIKQIEERTKHDVIAFLTNVSQSVGKESKEIHYGMTSSDVLDTCLAVQIKQASQQLEIGLKQLQSILKDLALKHKELVCIGRTHGVHAELTTYGLKFALWYDEISRNVKRLIQAAEEAAVGKISGAVGTYEHLDPRIEEFVCTKLKIKNANISTQIVQRDVHAFYLMTLSLIGTTLEKIATEIRHLQKTEVLEMEEPFTEGQKGSSAMPHKKNPIICERIAGLARILRGNALAGLENVTLWHERDISHSSAERVIFPDCTILLDYMIEKMCFVLKNVKLNEASIQKNIELSKGLIHSQKVLLKLIEKGLSRDEAYKIVQSIAMKVWDSDTNLLDELCKDKNINKYFSNHELTSIFNTTSVLKYIDNIYNRIGLI encoded by the coding sequence ATGATTGAAAGATACACCCGAAAAGAAATGGGAAATATCTGGTCAGAGGAAAATAAATTTTCCATCTGGCTTGAAATTGAATTAGCTGCTATCGAAGCAAGAGTTAACTTAAAAGAAATTCCACGGGCAACATTCAATAAAATTAAGCAAAAAGCAAAATTCGACGTTACACGAATTAAACAAATCGAAGAACGCACCAAGCATGATGTTATCGCTTTTCTAACCAATGTTTCGCAAAGCGTGGGAAAAGAGTCTAAAGAGATCCATTACGGCATGACTTCCTCAGATGTACTTGACACATGCCTTGCTGTACAAATAAAACAGGCATCTCAACAGCTTGAAATTGGCTTGAAACAACTTCAATCAATCTTAAAAGACCTTGCACTGAAGCACAAAGAATTAGTTTGCATTGGAAGGACTCACGGTGTACATGCCGAGCTAACAACATATGGATTAAAATTCGCACTTTGGTATGATGAGATCTCACGAAATGTTAAAAGATTAATTCAAGCGGCTGAAGAAGCCGCTGTTGGAAAAATTTCCGGAGCTGTAGGAACTTATGAACATTTGGATCCGCGGATTGAAGAATTTGTATGTACAAAGCTTAAAATAAAAAACGCTAATATTTCCACACAGATAGTTCAAAGAGATGTCCACGCATTTTATCTAATGACTCTATCATTGATTGGCACTACACTAGAAAAAATTGCAACCGAGATCAGGCATCTGCAAAAAACTGAAGTCCTTGAAATGGAAGAACCATTTACCGAAGGACAAAAAGGATCATCTGCTATGCCGCATAAAAAAAATCCGATCATCTGCGAAAGAATTGCGGGATTGGCAAGAATCTTACGCGGCAATGCTCTGGCCGGTTTGGAAAACGTGACCCTCTGGCATGAACGTGATATTTCTCACTCTTCTGCTGAGAGAGTGATTTTTCCAGATTGTACGATTTTACTCGATTACATGATCGAGAAAATGTGTTTTGTCCTGAAAAATGTAAAATTAAATGAGGCAAGCATTCAGAAAAATATTGAGCTCTCGAAAGGTTTAATTCATTCACAAAAAGTTCTACTCAAATTGATCGAGAAGGGATTGAGCCGTGACGAAGCATATAAAATCGTGCAAAGCATTGCAATGAAAGTTTGGGATTCAGATACGAATCTACTAGATGAATTGTGTAAGGATAAAAACATTAACAAGTATTTTTCGAATCACGAATTGACTTCAATCTTTAATACAACTTCAGTTCTGAAATATATAGACAATATATACAACCGCATCGGGTTAATTTAA